The following proteins are encoded in a genomic region of Nomascus leucogenys isolate Asia chromosome 17, Asia_NLE_v1, whole genome shotgun sequence:
- the MPLKIP gene encoding M-phase-specific PLK1-interacting protein yields the protein MQRQNFRPPTPPYPGPGGGGWGSGSSFRGTPGGGGPRPPSPRDGYGSPHHTPPYGPRSRPYGSSHSPRHGGSFPGGRFGSPSPGGYPGSYSRSPAGSQQQFGYSPGQQQTHPQGSPRTSTPFGSGRVREKRMSNELENYFKPSMLEDPWAGLEPVSVVDISQQYSNTQTFTGKKGRYFC from the exons ATGCAGCGACAGAATTTTCGGCCCCCGACTCCTCCTTACCCTGGTCCGGGTGGAGGAGGTTGGGGTAGCGGAAGCAGCTTCCGGGGAACCCCGGGCGGGGGCGGACCACGGCCGCCCTCCCCTCGAGACGGGTACGGGAGTCCGCACCACACGCCGCCGTACGGGCCCCGGTCTAGGCCTTACGGGAGCAGTCACTCTCCGCGACACGGCGGCAGCTTCCCGGGGGGCCGGTTCGGGTCTCCGTCCCCTGGCGGCTACCCTGGCTCCTACTCCAGGTCCCCCGCGGGGTCCCAGCAGCAATTCGGCTACTCCCCAGGGCAGCAGCAGACCCACCCCCAG ggtTCTCCAAGGACATCTACACCATTTGGATCAGGGCgtgttagagaaaaaagaatgtctaATGAGTTGGAAAATTATTTCAAGCCTTCAATGCTTGAAGATCCTTGGGCTGGCCTAGAACCAGTATCTGTAGTGGATATAAGCCAACAATACAGCAATACCCAAACATTCACAGGCAAAAAAGGAAGATACTTTtgttaa